A stretch of Mauremys reevesii isolate NIE-2019 linkage group 25, ASM1616193v1, whole genome shotgun sequence DNA encodes these proteins:
- the DNASE2 gene encoding deoxyribonuclease-2-alpha isoform X1: MLPLLVLAVALALPLPRVAAGGVSCYDDAGQPVDWFLAYKLPRPRHGPPAEGMRYMYQDARSGGWVPGRALMNSTHSAVGRTLLQLYQGANRRTEDTAYILYNDQPPKNVTSSTSARGHTKGVVLLDRAQGFWLLHSTPHYPPPTAETYAWPHSGLHNGQSFLCVTFPYTQFKEIGTQLRFSDPEVFDARVQGPFAQDLPDLRLASDMQPVGEPPWNRSVALTSLGGRRFLSLAKFRLFHDDLYSGWVAQALSSDLYVQFWPNSRGVLPSNCSGPYRVYNIEELGFPAPGPQFSATVDHSKWCVSTEPAPGWACVGDMNRNLEEEQRGGGTLCQQDPAVWKSYCALVQSYSKC; encoded by the exons ATGCTGCCCCTCTTGGTCCTGGCggtggccctggccctgcccctgccccgggtgGCTGCAGGGGGCGTCTCCTGCTATGATGATGCCGGGCAGCCCGTGGACTG gttCCTGGCCTACAAGCTGCCCCGGCCCCGGCACGGCCCCCCGGCTGAGGGGATGCGCTACATGTACCAGGACGCCCGCTCCGGCGGCTGGGTGCCCGGCCGTGCCCTCATGAACAGCACCCACAGCGCCGTGGGCAGGACCCTGCTGCAGCTCTACCAGGGGGCAAACAGGCGG ACGGAGGACACGGCCTACATCCTGTACAACGACCAGCCCCCAAAGAACGTCACCTCCTCCACCAGCGCCCGGGGGCACACCAAGg GCGTGGTCCTGCTGGACAGAGCCCAGGGCTTCTGGCTCCTGCACAGCACCCCCCACTACCCGCCCCCCACGGCGGAGACCTACGCCTGGCCCCACAGCGGCCTGCACAACGGCCAGTCCTTCCTGTGCGTCACCTTCCCCTACACCCAGTTCAAGGAGATCG GCACCCAGCTGAGGTTCAGCGACCCTGAGGTGTTCGACGCCCGGGTGCAGGGGCCCTTCGCCCAGGACCTGCCCGACCTGCGCCTGGCCTCCGACATGCAGCCCGTGGGGGAGCCCCCCTGGAACCGCAGCGTGGCCCTGACCTCGCTGGGGGGGCGCCGCTTCCTGAGCCTGGCCAAGTTCCGGCTCTTCCACGACG ATCTCTACTCCGGCTGGGTGGCCCAGGCACTCTCCAGCGACCTGTACGTCCAGTTCTGGCCCAACTCGCGGGGGGTCCTGCCCTCCAACTGCTCGGGGCCCTACCGGGTGTATAACATCGAGGAGCTGGGCTTCCCGGCCCCAGGGCCCCAGTTCTCGGCCACCGTCGACCACTCCAAGTGGTGCGTGAGCACCGAGCCGGCGCCCGGCTGGGCCTGCGTGGGCGACATGAACCGCAACCTGGAGGaggagcagcggggaggggggaccCTGTGCCAGCAGGACCCGGCCGTCTGGAAATCGTACTGCGCCCTAGTGCAGAGCTACAGCAAGTGctag
- the DNASE2 gene encoding deoxyribonuclease-2-alpha isoform X2, protein MRYMYQDARSGGWVPGRALMNSTHSAVGRTLLQLYQGANRRTEDTAYILYNDQPPKNVTSSTSARGHTKGVVLLDRAQGFWLLHSTPHYPPPTAETYAWPHSGLHNGQSFLCVTFPYTQFKEIGTQLRFSDPEVFDARVQGPFAQDLPDLRLASDMQPVGEPPWNRSVALTSLGGRRFLSLAKFRLFHDDLYSGWVAQALSSDLYVQFWPNSRGVLPSNCSGPYRVYNIEELGFPAPGPQFSATVDHSKWCVSTEPAPGWACVGDMNRNLEEEQRGGGTLCQQDPAVWKSYCALVQSYSKC, encoded by the exons ATGCGCTACATGTACCAGGACGCCCGCTCCGGCGGCTGGGTGCCCGGCCGTGCCCTCATGAACAGCACCCACAGCGCCGTGGGCAGGACCCTGCTGCAGCTCTACCAGGGGGCAAACAGGCGG ACGGAGGACACGGCCTACATCCTGTACAACGACCAGCCCCCAAAGAACGTCACCTCCTCCACCAGCGCCCGGGGGCACACCAAGg GCGTGGTCCTGCTGGACAGAGCCCAGGGCTTCTGGCTCCTGCACAGCACCCCCCACTACCCGCCCCCCACGGCGGAGACCTACGCCTGGCCCCACAGCGGCCTGCACAACGGCCAGTCCTTCCTGTGCGTCACCTTCCCCTACACCCAGTTCAAGGAGATCG GCACCCAGCTGAGGTTCAGCGACCCTGAGGTGTTCGACGCCCGGGTGCAGGGGCCCTTCGCCCAGGACCTGCCCGACCTGCGCCTGGCCTCCGACATGCAGCCCGTGGGGGAGCCCCCCTGGAACCGCAGCGTGGCCCTGACCTCGCTGGGGGGGCGCCGCTTCCTGAGCCTGGCCAAGTTCCGGCTCTTCCACGACG ATCTCTACTCCGGCTGGGTGGCCCAGGCACTCTCCAGCGACCTGTACGTCCAGTTCTGGCCCAACTCGCGGGGGGTCCTGCCCTCCAACTGCTCGGGGCCCTACCGGGTGTATAACATCGAGGAGCTGGGCTTCCCGGCCCCAGGGCCCCAGTTCTCGGCCACCGTCGACCACTCCAAGTGGTGCGTGAGCACCGAGCCGGCGCCCGGCTGGGCCTGCGTGGGCGACATGAACCGCAACCTGGAGGaggagcagcggggaggggggaccCTGTGCCAGCAGGACCCGGCCGTCTGGAAATCGTACTGCGCCCTAGTGCAGAGCTACAGCAAGTGctag
- the LOC120390854 gene encoding translation initiation factor IF-2-like: MSSSPEEPPRPPSPGPAQLCFAEDSPALLAGGASPAAGGPARRKREFTPEEKKDDGYWDKRKKNNEAAKRSREKRRVSDLALESRVLALLEENARLKAELLALKFRFGLIREPAEPLRPAAAPAPYPYPLGTEPLPAPRYGRPFQPEPGGGYSEDSGFSTPGSSSMGSPVFFEERDGFEGPCLVPEAPGEGGEAGRGGRYDPAGDAVKSLPHKLRFKMAGGPEEMGGEAQAPYAPSPPAGDWRGGTAGGEDQRSGAAVSGVGAAPFGGCYGTGGSPPLPLQEPGYPTENGALRSQLASLSAEVAQLKKFFSEQILVKMN, translated from the coding sequence ATGAGCTCATCCCCAGAGGAGCCACCTCGCCCGCCCTCGCcaggcccagcccagctctgcttcgCCGAGGATTCCCCGGCCCTGCTGGCGGGGGGGGCCAGCCCGGCCGCGGGGGGCCCGGCCCGACGCAAGCGGGAGTTCACCCCGGAGGAGAAGAAGGACGACGGCTACTGGGACAAGCGCAAGAAGAACAACGAGGCGGCCAAGCGCTCGCGGGAGAAGCGGCGCGTCAGCGACCTGGCGCTGGAGAGCCGGGTGCTGGCGCTGCTGGAGGAGAACGCCCGGCTCAAGgccgagctcctggccctcaaGTTCCGCTTCGGCCTCATCCGTGagccggccgagcccctgaggcCGGCCGCTGCGCCCGCCCCCTACCCGTACCCGCTGGGCACCGAGCCCCTGCCGGCACCGCGCTACGGCCGCCCCTTCCAGCCGGAGCCGGGCGGGGGCTACTCCGAGGACTCCGGCTTCTCCACGCCCGGCAGCTCCAGCATGGGCAGCCCCGTCTTCTTTGAGGAGCGGGACGGGTTCGAGGGGCCCTGCCTGGTGCCCGAGGCCcccggggaagggggggaggcagGCCGGGGAGGGCGCTATGACCCGGCGGGGGATGCCGTCAAGAGCCTGCCCCACAAGCTGCGCTTCAAGATGGCCGGGGGGCCCGAGGAGATGGGGGGCGAGGCCCAGGCCCCCTATGCCCCATCGCCGCCCGCCGGGGACTGGCgggggggcacagctggaggggaGGACCAAAGGAGCGGGGCAGCAgtgtcaggggtgggggctgcgccGTTTGGGGGGTGCTATGGCACTGGGGGGTCgccccccctcccactccaggAGCCCGGGTACCCGACGGAGAACGGTGCCCTCCGGAGCCAGCTGGCATCGCTGTCGGCCGAGGTGGCTCAGCTGAAGAAGTTCTTCTCCGAACAGATCCTGGTCAAGATGAACtga